Proteins from a single region of Hordeum vulgare subsp. vulgare chromosome 6H, MorexV3_pseudomolecules_assembly, whole genome shotgun sequence:
- the LOC123406190 gene encoding uncharacterized protein LOC123406190 isoform X2, with translation MAAVRCAARRLGGALLQRAQAEEGRLLAPSRLMRSRHLSTKVSGEPGSLMRSRQLNSEACNIQKEEEDIWAGFKETLKKLDQLPKKEKPSVFQQRMKSIDRAVKAVVYGSFKLTIVVMAAATAFSGNGVKA, from the exons ATGGCGGCGGTTCGATGCGCGGCGAGGAGGCTCGGTGGCGCCCTGCTCCAGCGAGCGCAGGCGGAGGAGGGACGCCTGCTCGCCCCAAGCAGGCTCATGCGCTCCCGCCACCTGTCCACCAAGGTCTCCGGCGAG CCAGGCAGCCTCATGCGCTCCCGCCAGCTCAACAGCGAG GCTTGCAACATccagaaggaagaggaagacatCTGGGCGGGGTTCAAGGAGACGTTAAAGAAGTTGGACCAGCTCCCCAAAAAAGAGAAACCAAGTGTCTTTCAGCA GCGCATGAAATCTATCGACCGTGCGGTCAAGGCTGTGGTCTATGGATCTTTCAAGCTGACAATTGTGGTTATGGCAGCTGCTACTGCTTTCTCTGGCAATGGAGTAAAAGCCTAG
- the LOC123406190 gene encoding uncharacterized protein LOC123406190 isoform X1: MAAVRCAARRLGGALLQRAQAEEGRLLAPSRLMRSRHLSTKVSGEPGSLMRSRQLNSEQACNIQKEEEDIWAGFKETLKKLDQLPKKEKPSVFQQRMKSIDRAVKAVVYGSFKLTIVVMAAATAFSGNGVKA, encoded by the exons ATGGCGGCGGTTCGATGCGCGGCGAGGAGGCTCGGTGGCGCCCTGCTCCAGCGAGCGCAGGCGGAGGAGGGACGCCTGCTCGCCCCAAGCAGGCTCATGCGCTCCCGCCACCTGTCCACCAAGGTCTCCGGCGAG CCAGGCAGCCTCATGCGCTCCCGCCAGCTCAACAGCGAG CAGGCTTGCAACATccagaaggaagaggaagacatCTGGGCGGGGTTCAAGGAGACGTTAAAGAAGTTGGACCAGCTCCCCAAAAAAGAGAAACCAAGTGTCTTTCAGCA GCGCATGAAATCTATCGACCGTGCGGTCAAGGCTGTGGTCTATGGATCTTTCAAGCTGACAATTGTGGTTATGGCAGCTGCTACTGCTTTCTCTGGCAATGGAGTAAAAGCCTAG
- the LOC123406190 gene encoding uncharacterized protein LOC123406190 isoform X3, which produces MAAVRCAARRLGGALLQRAQAEEGRLLAPSRLMRSRHLSTKVSGEQACNIQKEEEDIWAGFKETLKKLDQLPKKEKPSVFQQRMKSIDRAVKAVVYGSFKLTIVVMAAATAFSGNGVKA; this is translated from the exons ATGGCGGCGGTTCGATGCGCGGCGAGGAGGCTCGGTGGCGCCCTGCTCCAGCGAGCGCAGGCGGAGGAGGGACGCCTGCTCGCCCCAAGCAGGCTCATGCGCTCCCGCCACCTGTCCACCAAGGTCTCCGGCGAG CAGGCTTGCAACATccagaaggaagaggaagacatCTGGGCGGGGTTCAAGGAGACGTTAAAGAAGTTGGACCAGCTCCCCAAAAAAGAGAAACCAAGTGTCTTTCAGCA GCGCATGAAATCTATCGACCGTGCGGTCAAGGCTGTGGTCTATGGATCTTTCAAGCTGACAATTGTGGTTATGGCAGCTGCTACTGCTTTCTCTGGCAATGGAGTAAAAGCCTAG
- the LOC123406190 gene encoding uncharacterized protein LOC123406190 isoform X4, whose amino-acid sequence MAAVRCAARRLGGALLQRAQAEEGRLLAPSRLMRSRHLSTKVSGEACNIQKEEEDIWAGFKETLKKLDQLPKKEKPSVFQQRMKSIDRAVKAVVYGSFKLTIVVMAAATAFSGNGVKA is encoded by the exons ATGGCGGCGGTTCGATGCGCGGCGAGGAGGCTCGGTGGCGCCCTGCTCCAGCGAGCGCAGGCGGAGGAGGGACGCCTGCTCGCCCCAAGCAGGCTCATGCGCTCCCGCCACCTGTCCACCAAGGTCTCCGGCGAG GCTTGCAACATccagaaggaagaggaagacatCTGGGCGGGGTTCAAGGAGACGTTAAAGAAGTTGGACCAGCTCCCCAAAAAAGAGAAACCAAGTGTCTTTCAGCA GCGCATGAAATCTATCGACCGTGCGGTCAAGGCTGTGGTCTATGGATCTTTCAAGCTGACAATTGTGGTTATGGCAGCTGCTACTGCTTTCTCTGGCAATGGAGTAAAAGCCTAG